One window of Posidoniimonas polymericola genomic DNA carries:
- a CDS encoding 3'(2'),5'-bisphosphate nucleotidase, with translation MIDSPEAKFAVAAVREAAQLVRRVQAEMVTDALEKGDKSPVTVGDFTAQAVIARRLQDNFPGVKLVGEESAADLREEAGTETLEQVTHFVRMVLPHATAEEVCDWIDFGTADAEGEYWTLDPIDGTKGFLRGDQYAVAFALIKDGQVQVAALGCPELADATSPAKGGDGSVLLAAKGQGARCQSMADPSAEWKPLSTSDLSDPAGARVLRSVEKGHTNMGQIDYFAEALGITADPVGMDSQAKYAVLAAGGGEMLLRLMSPKMPDYQERIWDQAAGSLVITEAGGRVTDLDGRPLDFSHGRTLAQNRGVLATNGPLHDAALEALKSVGA, from the coding sequence ATGATCGACTCCCCGGAAGCCAAGTTCGCCGTCGCCGCCGTTAGGGAGGCCGCCCAACTGGTCCGCCGCGTGCAGGCCGAGATGGTCACCGACGCCCTCGAGAAGGGCGACAAATCGCCGGTCACCGTCGGCGACTTCACCGCCCAGGCGGTCATCGCCCGGCGGCTGCAGGACAACTTCCCGGGCGTGAAGCTGGTAGGCGAAGAGTCGGCCGCCGACCTCCGCGAGGAAGCAGGCACCGAGACCCTCGAGCAGGTTACGCACTTCGTGCGGATGGTACTGCCGCACGCCACCGCGGAAGAGGTCTGCGACTGGATCGACTTCGGCACGGCCGACGCCGAGGGCGAGTACTGGACCCTCGACCCGATCGACGGCACCAAGGGCTTCCTGCGGGGCGACCAGTACGCCGTCGCCTTCGCCCTGATCAAGGACGGCCAGGTGCAGGTCGCTGCGCTGGGGTGCCCCGAACTGGCCGATGCGACCAGCCCCGCCAAGGGGGGCGATGGCTCGGTCCTGTTGGCCGCGAAAGGGCAGGGCGCCCGCTGCCAGTCGATGGCCGACCCGTCCGCCGAGTGGAAGCCGCTGAGCACGTCGGACCTGTCCGACCCGGCCGGCGCCCGCGTGCTCCGCTCGGTCGAGAAGGGCCACACCAACATGGGCCAGATCGACTACTTCGCCGAGGCGCTCGGCATCACGGCCGACCCGGTCGGGATGGACAGCCAGGCCAAGTACGCGGTTCTGGCCGCCGGCGGCGGCGAGATGCTGCTGCGGCTGATGTCGCCGAAGATGCCGGACTACCAGGAGCGGATCTGGGACCAAGCGGCGGGTTCGCTCGTCATCACCGAAGCCGGCGGCCGCGTCACCGACCTCGATGGCCGCCCGCTCGACTTCTCCCACGGCCGCACCCTCGCCCAGAACCGCGGCGTGCTGGCCACCAACGGCCCCCTGCACGACGCGGCGCTCGAGGCGCTCAAGAGCGTCGGCGCCTAA